A single genomic interval of Geotrypetes seraphini chromosome 1, aGeoSer1.1, whole genome shotgun sequence harbors:
- the LOC117368327 gene encoding olfactory receptor 5V1-like, with translation MAMKKSICFQLAAVSWVGGFLDALLLAILTSKLPFCGPNEIANFFCDIPPLLKLACVNTRANEATLSLLGSLLGLIPFIIILLSYFHIILAIQRISSSQGRWKVFSTCTSHLTVVCLVYGTVIFTYIIPSSIYSINPDKLGSVVYTVLIPILNPLIYSLRNHEVKEAIKKTVWRKIKISCGLIMD, from the coding sequence ATGGCGATGAAGAAGAGCATCTGCTTTCAGCTGGCTGCTGTTTCCTGGGTAGGTGGCTTCTTGGATGCTTTACTGCTGGCTATCTTGACTTCCAAGTTGCCTTTCTGTGGACCCAATGAAATAGCCAATTTTTTCTGCGATATTCCACCGCTACTGAAACTGGCCTGTGTCAACACTCGGGCCAATGAGGCAACACTTAGCTTATTGGGCTCATTATTGGGGCTCATCCCATTCATCATCATACTTTTGTCCTATTTTCATATCATTTTGGCCATACAGAGGATCAGCTCATCCCAAGGGCGTTGGAAGGTCTTTTCCACATGTACATCTCACCTCACTGTGGTTTGTTTGGTTTATGGAACAGTTATCTTCACTTATATCATACCCTCATCCATTTATTCCATTAACCCAGACAAGTTGGGTTCTGTGGTGTATACTGTGCTTATACCAATTCTAAATCCCCTTATTTACAGTCTAAGGAATCATGAAGTCAAGGAAGCTATAAAGAAAACAGTATGGAGAAAAATAAAGATCTCATGTGGCTTGATCATGGATTGA